One window of Methanobacterium alkalithermotolerans genomic DNA carries:
- a CDS encoding pseudomurein-binding repeat-containing protein yields MDQNDYMENPQEEYPDSSVLEPEYEYSSEEELTDTSTVDPEVKYAAGGDTESAILENGDTSPVVNEANIIPTSTKKEASIKDILDASTRVKNFIDLHKRLPNFVTVAGEQVLISDFLYISVKGLLGISTGQNGNIAYESYGLPANSSGTSNLRGTMLKKDYLDLASRIGNFMDANGVAPNFGRSTRGNIKFESAVYLFARILDFQNINKQLPNYAYMAPLNQVRTTPLADTVPVTPGNNNTNPGNNTPGDNNNTNPGNNTPGDNNNTNPGNNTPGDNNNTNPGNSTPGENTEPPVEDSPLKVTVGQILDAANRVKAFVEKNKALPNFVTIGNMQINMSQFLYLLSAGLVQINTGSNGDIAFGDFKAPNASSGNQLSNSLNKNSYMDLAGRIKDFMENNLQAPNFGNTNNGRIKFESMVYMFSKIMSFHSNQGRLPTFVTLADTNAVATTYNQNQSAGGGGDKPDYSAYAIYLANSQNCQVTNSAIVNLANSLTSGLSSTWDKAEAIFNWVRDRVSYSFYYNTRYGALGTLNSRTGNCVDQSHLVVALTRAAGIPTRYAHGDCTFSSGSRYGHVWAEILINGNWVRADPSSSRNRLGVINNWNTGTASIKGYYASLPF; encoded by the coding sequence ATGGATCAAAATGATTATATGGAAAATCCTCAGGAGGAATATCCAGATTCAAGTGTCTTAGAACCTGAATATGAATATTCTTCTGAGGAAGAGCTTACAGATACTTCTACTGTAGATCCGGAAGTAAAATATGCTGCTGGTGGAGACACCGAGTCAGCTATTTTAGAAAATGGAGATACCAGTCCTGTAGTAAATGAAGCCAACATTATTCCCACCAGTACTAAAAAAGAAGCCAGTATCAAGGACATTCTTGATGCTTCTACCAGGGTAAAGAATTTCATAGACCTGCATAAAAGGTTACCTAACTTTGTTACGGTAGCTGGAGAACAGGTATTGATAAGTGATTTTCTTTATATCTCAGTTAAAGGACTTCTAGGAATATCCACTGGTCAAAATGGAAATATTGCTTATGAGAGTTATGGTTTACCTGCTAATTCATCAGGTACCAGCAACCTGAGAGGCACCATGCTTAAAAAAGATTATCTGGATTTAGCCAGCAGAATCGGTAATTTCATGGATGCTAATGGGGTTGCACCGAACTTTGGTCGTAGCACTCGAGGAAACATAAAATTTGAATCAGCAGTATATCTTTTTGCCCGGATACTGGATTTCCAGAACATCAACAAACAGTTACCTAACTACGCTTACATGGCACCTCTAAATCAGGTTAGAACCACTCCCCTGGCAGATACAGTACCAGTAACACCTGGAAACAATAACACCAACCCAGGAAACAACACCCCCGGCGACAACAACAACACCAACCCAGGAAACAACACCCCCGGCGACAACAACAACACCAACCCAGGAAACAACACCCCCGGCGACAACAACAACACCAACCCAGGAAACAGCACACCTGGAGAAAACACTGAACCACCGGTAGAGGATAGTCCTCTGAAAGTTACTGTAGGTCAGATACTGGACGCTGCTAATCGGGTTAAGGCTTTTGTAGAAAAAAATAAGGCCTTGCCGAACTTTGTCACTATTGGTAACATGCAGATTAATATGAGTCAGTTTCTGTATCTTTTAAGTGCAGGACTGGTGCAAATTAATACTGGATCCAATGGGGATATTGCCTTTGGCGATTTTAAAGCACCTAACGCATCCAGTGGTAATCAATTATCCAACTCCCTGAACAAAAATTCATATATGGATCTGGCCGGAAGAATTAAGGATTTCATGGAAAACAATTTACAAGCACCGAACTTTGGAAATACCAATAATGGTAGAATCAAATTCGAGTCAATGGTATATATGTTCTCCAAGATAATGAGCTTCCACTCCAATCAGGGGAGGTTACCTACTTTTGTAACCCTGGCTGATACCAATGCAGTGGCCACCACTTACAACCAGAATCAATCTGCTGGTGGTGGTGGAGATAAGCCGGATTACAGTGCCTATGCCATTTATCTGGCAAATAGTCAAAACTGTCAGGTCACCAACTCGGCCATAGTTAACCTGGCTAATTCTTTAACCAGTGGATTAAGTTCCACCTGGGATAAAGCTGAAGCCATATTCAACTGGGTAAGAGACCGTGTAAGTTACAGTTTCTATTACAATACCAGATATGGTGCTTTAGGTACTCTAAACAGTAGAACAGGTAATTGTGTGGATCAATCCCATCTGGTAGTGGCACTAACTCGTGCTGCTGGAATACCTACCCGGTATGCTCATGGTGACTGTACTTTTTCCAGTGGAAGCAGATACGGACACGTCTGGGCTGAAATTTTAATTAATGGAAACTGGGTAAGAGCAGATCCTTCCAGTTCCAGAAACCGTTTAGGTGTAATAAATAACTGGAATACTGGAACTGCGTCTATTAAAGGGTACTACGCGTCCTTACCATTCTAA
- a CDS encoding pseudomurein-binding repeat-containing protein has translation MLILALCIAILNVNAIYAQSNDTEIQDIGSDIETMENTSELLNESTADHSNEPETETIEQQYAAAGENKTANNSSKPASGAIYVRADNMKNVDFNQLKVAGITDIFLSYAAFDTPSYQTTLNKFLNDSQNNGIRVSVWVQAFRVNNTWINPTLPENQAIIDGILNDIQRYTQIPGVGGIHLDYVRFPGNAYNSTNGTESITNYVATVNQLVKALNPNALLSAALMPEGAANAYYYGQDYAQLAKYLDVLVPMIYRGNYNQTIDWIGTVTSYIVNQAGGTQVWAALLSYHSDANTTAVPANVLMADLIEALDKGASGYAIFRFGILDNSFYNAVGGITEDDIKPPSFSLEEITDAASRVKKFIDDKMQLPNFVIINNYKVNMSDFLYLMSQATIQLENGNQAKISHKTIAPATNSNGDNNTGNLDRAAYQDLAQRLVNFMTQNKQAPNFATVSEGKIKYEALVCIYSRILNFYKDNKQMPNFVRLENTHLVKAAAVESTQPPVQPPTEPPTEPPTEPPTEPPVQPPTEPPVQPPTEPPVQPPVNNTPLKLSNAAIAEAANRVNAFIAANQRLPLHVTINNVQVPISDFLYLMSKAVIQLNTGNNNLITQKTIASPNNSTGGTIRTGNLLRKDYVDLAQRLVRFMDTNGQAPNFATVTQGRIKYEGLVEVFARILNFHHQNKVLPNFARVTSAVNQVRAPLPAVEPPVQPPVQPPTEPPVQPPTEPPVQPPTEPPVNPDIPQFTLDQIKDAANRVKTYTDSNAKLPNFVTINNVQVSMSDFLYLLVKEILQSNSGVNSNIQYLLVNPATNSSGSDLSGTLNKTEYLDLAQRVLNFIETNKQAPNFARSSRGNIRFESMVYMFTKIVNFQKTENYLPNFVTLDSLTSRLGAPVRLYTFPYQGEGTAQYLASTRNCQVTNGAIVNLANSITSGINSTLGKAEAIFNWTRDNLSYSFYYNTRFGAVGTLNNRTGNCVDHTHLLIALTRAAGIPARYAHGDATFNSGATYGHVWAEILIGNTWYAADATSMSNSLGVINSWNTNTVKMKGKYAEITF, from the coding sequence GTGCTAATCTTAGCATTATGCATTGCTATATTAAATGTAAACGCAATTTATGCCCAAAGCAATGACACCGAAATTCAAGACATCGGATCAGATATAGAAACCATGGAAAATACCAGTGAACTCTTAAATGAGAGCACTGCAGACCATTCTAACGAACCAGAGACTGAAACTATTGAACAACAATACGCCGCCGCCGGAGAAAATAAAACGGCTAATAACTCGTCCAAACCCGCTTCAGGTGCTATTTATGTAAGAGCAGATAACATGAAAAACGTTGATTTCAATCAGCTTAAAGTGGCTGGAATCACCGATATATTTCTCAGTTATGCTGCCTTTGACACTCCCTCATACCAGACTACTCTGAATAAGTTTCTAAATGACTCCCAGAATAATGGGATCAGAGTAAGTGTGTGGGTGCAGGCTTTCCGAGTCAATAATACCTGGATTAACCCTACCCTGCCAGAAAATCAGGCTATTATCGATGGTATCTTAAATGATATCCAGAGGTATACCCAGATTCCTGGAGTAGGAGGTATCCATCTGGATTATGTTCGGTTCCCTGGAAATGCATATAATAGTACCAATGGAACAGAATCCATAACTAATTATGTTGCAACCGTTAATCAACTGGTTAAAGCTTTAAATCCTAATGCTTTATTATCTGCAGCTTTAATGCCAGAAGGAGCAGCAAATGCATATTATTATGGTCAGGATTATGCTCAGCTTGCAAAATACCTGGATGTTCTGGTTCCTATGATATATCGAGGTAACTACAACCAGACAATAGATTGGATCGGGACCGTTACCAGTTACATCGTAAACCAGGCCGGAGGAACCCAAGTATGGGCGGCTTTATTAAGCTACCATTCTGATGCAAATACTACTGCAGTACCTGCTAATGTATTAATGGCTGATTTGATTGAAGCATTAGATAAAGGAGCATCAGGTTATGCTATTTTCCGTTTTGGAATATTAGACAACTCATTCTATAATGCAGTGGGAGGAATAACTGAAGATGATATTAAGCCTCCCAGTTTTAGTTTAGAGGAGATTACCGATGCTGCCAGCCGGGTGAAAAAATTCATTGACGACAAGATGCAGCTACCTAACTTTGTTATCATTAACAATTACAAGGTAAACATGAGTGACTTTTTGTATCTCATGTCCCAAGCTACCATTCAGTTAGAAAATGGAAATCAGGCTAAAATTTCTCATAAGACTATTGCACCTGCTACTAATTCCAATGGTGACAACAATACCGGAAACCTGGATAGGGCTGCCTACCAGGACCTGGCACAGAGACTGGTAAACTTCATGACCCAGAATAAACAGGCACCTAATTTTGCCACAGTAAGTGAAGGTAAAATCAAATACGAAGCATTGGTATGCATCTATAGTAGAATCCTTAACTTCTACAAAGATAATAAGCAAATGCCTAACTTTGTACGATTGGAAAACACTCACCTGGTAAAAGCCGCTGCTGTAGAATCCACCCAACCACCAGTACAACCACCAACAGAACCACCAACAGAACCACCAACAGAACCACCAACAGAACCACCAGTACAACCACCAACAGAACCACCAGTACAACCACCAACAGAACCACCAGTACAACCACCAGTAAACAATACCCCATTGAAGTTATCTAACGCTGCTATTGCCGAAGCTGCCAATAGAGTTAATGCTTTTATTGCTGCTAACCAGAGATTACCACTTCATGTGACCATAAACAATGTACAGGTACCTATAAGTGACTTCCTTTACCTTATGAGTAAAGCTGTTATTCAACTTAACACTGGAAACAATAACCTGATAACCCAGAAGACCATTGCCAGTCCTAATAATTCCACTGGAGGAACAATCAGAACTGGCAATTTGCTAAGGAAGGATTATGTTGACCTTGCACAGAGATTAGTTAGATTTATGGATACCAATGGCCAGGCACCTAATTTTGCTACTGTAACTCAGGGTAGGATTAAGTACGAAGGTCTGGTTGAAGTATTTGCCCGGATTCTTAATTTCCATCACCAGAATAAGGTATTGCCAAACTTTGCCAGAGTTACCAGTGCAGTTAACCAGGTGAGAGCACCGTTACCTGCTGTGGAACCACCAGTACAACCACCAGTACAACCACCAACAGAACCACCAGTACAACCACCAACAGAACCACCAGTACAACCACCAACAGAACCACCAGTGAACCCTGATATTCCTCAGTTCACTCTAGATCAAATCAAAGACGCAGCAAACAGAGTTAAGACTTATACGGACTCCAATGCCAAGTTACCTAACTTTGTAACCATTAACAATGTACAGGTATCCATGAGTGACTTCCTTTACCTCTTGGTAAAAGAAATCTTACAATCAAACAGTGGAGTAAATAGTAATATTCAGTATCTGTTAGTTAACCCTGCTACTAATTCCAGTGGTAGTGATCTAAGTGGAACCCTGAATAAAACTGAATACCTGGATCTGGCACAGCGAGTACTCAACTTTATTGAAACCAATAAACAGGCTCCTAACTTTGCCCGGAGTAGTAGAGGTAATATTCGCTTTGAATCCATGGTTTACATGTTCACCAAGATTGTGAACTTCCAGAAGACTGAAAATTATTTACCTAATTTTGTGACTCTGGATAGTTTAACCAGTAGATTGGGAGCACCGGTGAGGTTATACACATTCCCTTATCAAGGTGAAGGTACTGCTCAGTATTTAGCATCAACCCGTAATTGTCAGGTTACCAATGGAGCTATAGTTAATTTAGCTAACTCAATTACCAGTGGAATTAATTCTACTTTAGGTAAAGCAGAAGCTATATTTAACTGGACCCGGGATAACTTGAGTTACAGTTTCTACTACAATACCCGTTTTGGTGCAGTTGGTACCTTAAACAATAGGACCGGTAACTGTGTGGATCATACCCACCTTTTAATTGCACTAACTCGTGCTGCAGGAATACCTGCCAGGTATGCACATGGTGACGCAACTTTTAACAGTGGAGCAACCTACGGACACGTCTGGGCCGAAATATTAATTGGGAATACCTGGTATGCAGCTGATGCTACCAGTATGAGCAATTCATTGGGCGTTATAAATAGTTGGAATACTAATACAGTAAAAATGAAAGGTAAATACGCCGAGATTACCTTTTAA
- a CDS encoding transglutaminase domain-containing protein, which translates to MNLRGILFLCLILISISGIYAEEVPPQNVNATTSNAVTPNSSSKETITNQTKNTTISSIISASSAVKTQIDTKKEITPTVKVSMENVSSSDYLYLMVKSLSTNPHGFTGTVTYTSKQAATNSQGDKLTGQLVLSEYLKLAQDITSYMDTHGKAPDYMSTSRGKIKYEALIYIYSRVLNFKATQKKLPNFVYMDPINQVKTAPVAETKPVNSTPVTNQSTAKPTATLNDIRSASASLVSFMDKNKKLPGTVMVGGKQLSIDQYLYLLSKGLVQIKNGGTGSISYGTYNGATNSHGVKLSGNLLQSEVIKLAQQVTTYMDTYGKSPDNIQTSKGAMQYEAIFHVFGRVMSYQATYKKLPNYVRLDVLSNVVPLKTLNSTKPAENTTNPVNNTSVFLKASKNCQVNDPTIIAMANQLTLGVNTTWEKAEAIFNWVRDNLTYSFYYNTKYGAVNTLKNKTGNCVDHSHLLIALTRAAGIESRYAHGTCQFKSGSVYGHVWAELFIDGKWVKADASSSSNNLGVINNWNTANVVMKGVYSELSF; encoded by the coding sequence ATGAATTTGAGGGGCATACTATTTTTATGCCTGATTTTAATTAGTATAAGTGGAATTTACGCTGAAGAAGTTCCACCACAAAATGTAAATGCAACCACCAGTAATGCAGTTACTCCTAATAGTAGCTCTAAGGAAACAATTACCAATCAAACTAAAAATACTACAATATCCAGTATAATAAGTGCCAGTTCAGCAGTTAAAACTCAAATTGACACTAAAAAAGAAATAACACCCACTGTGAAAGTTTCAATGGAGAATGTGAGTTCCAGTGACTACCTGTACCTCATGGTAAAAAGTTTGAGCACCAATCCCCATGGATTTACCGGGACGGTGACCTATACCAGTAAACAGGCTGCTACTAATTCCCAGGGTGATAAACTCACCGGTCAATTAGTTTTATCAGAATATCTGAAACTGGCTCAGGACATAACCAGCTACATGGATACCCATGGTAAGGCCCCGGATTACATGTCTACTAGCAGAGGAAAAATCAAATACGAAGCTTTAATCTATATTTACTCCCGGGTACTCAATTTTAAAGCCACCCAAAAGAAACTTCCCAACTTCGTATACATGGACCCCATTAATCAGGTTAAAACCGCCCCTGTGGCTGAAACCAAACCAGTAAACTCCACTCCTGTAACCAATCAAAGCACTGCCAAGCCCACTGCCACATTAAATGATATTAGAAGTGCCAGTGCCAGTCTGGTTAGTTTCATGGATAAGAACAAAAAGCTGCCTGGCACCGTAATGGTAGGTGGCAAACAGTTGAGCATTGACCAGTATCTATACCTTCTTTCTAAGGGATTGGTGCAGATTAAAAATGGAGGTACCGGATCCATATCTTATGGTACCTATAATGGTGCAACTAACTCCCATGGTGTGAAGTTAAGTGGGAATCTCCTGCAAAGTGAAGTCATAAAACTGGCCCAGCAGGTAACCACCTACATGGATACTTATGGTAAATCACCGGACAATATCCAGACCAGTAAGGGAGCTATGCAGTACGAAGCAATTTTCCATGTTTTTGGTCGGGTGATGTCCTACCAGGCCACCTATAAAAAACTACCTAATTACGTTAGATTGGATGTTTTAAGCAATGTGGTACCACTTAAAACATTAAACAGCACTAAACCTGCAGAAAATACCACCAATCCAGTGAACAATACCTCGGTCTTTTTAAAGGCCAGTAAAAATTGCCAGGTAAATGACCCTACCATTATTGCCATGGCCAATCAACTGACTCTGGGTGTTAATACCACCTGGGAAAAAGCAGAAGCCATATTCAACTGGGTAAGAGACAACCTGACTTACAGTTTCTACTACAATACCAAATATGGTGCAGTAAATACTCTGAAAAATAAAACTGGAAACTGTGTGGACCATTCCCATCTTTTAATTGCTCTTACCCGGGCAGCAGGTATTGAATCCCGCTATGCCCATGGTACTTGTCAATTCAAAAGTGGAAGTGTCTATGGCCATGTATGGGCAGAGTTATTTATTGATGGTAAATGGGTAAAAGCAGATGCCAGCAGTTCATCAAATAACTTAGGAGTCATAAATAATTGGAATACTGCTAATGTGGTTATGAAAGGAGTATATTCAGAATTAAGTTTCTAA
- a CDS encoding pseudomurein-binding repeat-containing protein — protein sequence MLLVCFALLNTNVIFAQMNATSVDSFNNTPDSSYGNYGDEPIFHPENTTSLTGDACPTGKAESDSGGNVVDDYLESEVQYAAYGNQKNESQQYAAYGDTAGVVNYTPVDLVPYQNSTGALWVRYWSMDAMNLEELKAAGITDIFLDSEALTNSKYQNSSARFLQNAQQSGIRVSVWVNCFKPNSTWIDPANESSATYITDLLSRIGTLTGMAGINGVHLDYLRYPGNAYQQVNGTTSINSFVSRVRDVVKAIKPDALLSAALMPEGAVNAYYYGQNYTELANYLDVLVPMIYKGNYNKNTSWIGSVTNYIVSQSAGKPVWTGILTYQSDNNLTTIGAGELFGDVVSALKNGADGYVLFRYGLLDEGFFEYSSAMHNPTAGENSNNPISFSPGSIKDAASRVKEYIEANQRLPNFVTINNRQLNMSEYLYLLAKVLELNSGSNTPVAYKKIIEPLAPMGDPVNGTLNKSEYLDIASRLVKFMDTNLIAPNFASSSLGKIRFENLVYSMSRAVDFVNKNNQLPNFVTVLNIDLSTPGQGTAPVAPPTTSGFSLSSIQDAASRVNEFITSNQKLPNFVTINQKQLTMSEYLYLLLKATTQTNTNNNNPINHQNITEPVNSTGNMETGTLNKAQYLDLAQRILQFMETNKQAPNFATHNQARIKYENLIYAYTRIMDFTKNNNQLPNTVNIINIQGGTAPANPPTNNNPNTFTLASIQDAATRVKTFIETNQKLPNFVTINQKQLTMSEYLYLLLKATTQTNTNNNNPINHQNITEPVNSTGNMETGTLNKAQYLDLAQRILQFMETNKQAPNFATHNQARIKYENLIYAYTRIMDFTKNNNQLPNTVNIINIQGGTAPANPPTNNNPNTFTLASIQDAATRVKTFIETNQKLPNFVTINQKQLTMSEYLYLLLKATTQTNTNNNNPINHQNITEPVNSTGNMETGTLNKAQYLDLAQRILQFMETNKQAPNFATHNQARIKYENLIYAYTRIMDFTKNNRQLPNTVAIIGGISSPSSGSNLTTPYQGEGLNQYLVATQNCQVNNAQIQSLSASLTSGLNNNWDKAEAIFNWVRNNLRYEFYYNTKYGAVNTLANRSGNCVDHTHLVVALSRAAGIPARYAHGDCTFNSGSTYGHVWAEILIGNQWYAADATSYSNSLGIINSWNTATVVMRGRHSNLPW from the coding sequence ATGCTTTTAGTGTGCTTTGCATTGTTAAATACCAACGTGATTTTCGCCCAAATGAATGCAACCTCAGTAGATAGTTTTAATAACACCCCTGATAGTTCCTATGGGAATTATGGTGATGAACCAATATTTCACCCTGAAAATACTACCTCTCTTACAGGTGATGCTTGCCCAACAGGGAAAGCAGAATCTGATAGTGGTGGTAATGTGGTGGATGATTACCTGGAATCGGAAGTTCAGTATGCCGCCTATGGTAATCAAAAAAATGAGTCCCAGCAGTATGCCGCCTATGGTGATACTGCCGGAGTAGTAAATTATACTCCTGTGGACCTGGTTCCCTACCAGAATTCAACTGGAGCACTGTGGGTGCGTTACTGGAGTATGGATGCCATGAATTTAGAGGAATTAAAGGCTGCAGGAATCACAGATATTTTCCTTGATTCTGAAGCTTTGACCAATTCCAAGTACCAGAACTCATCAGCCAGGTTCTTGCAAAATGCACAGCAATCTGGAATCAGAGTCAGTGTATGGGTCAATTGTTTCAAGCCTAATTCCACCTGGATTGATCCTGCTAATGAATCCTCTGCCACCTATATTACTGATCTTCTAAGCAGGATTGGTACTTTAACCGGTATGGCTGGGATAAATGGAGTGCACCTGGATTACTTGCGATATCCAGGTAATGCTTACCAGCAGGTCAATGGAACCACATCTATAAACAGTTTCGTTTCCAGGGTTAGAGATGTTGTTAAAGCCATCAAACCTGATGCATTGCTTTCTGCCGCATTAATGCCAGAAGGAGCAGTTAATGCCTATTATTATGGGCAAAACTACACCGAACTGGCGAATTATCTGGATGTACTGGTTCCCATGATATATAAAGGTAATTATAATAAGAACACTTCATGGATAGGTTCCGTTACCAATTATATTGTGAGCCAGTCAGCTGGAAAACCGGTCTGGACTGGTATTTTAACTTACCAGTCTGATAATAACCTGACTACTATTGGAGCAGGCGAACTATTTGGTGATGTGGTAAGTGCTCTGAAAAACGGAGCAGACGGATATGTTCTTTTCCGTTATGGATTATTAGATGAAGGGTTCTTTGAATATTCAAGTGCTATGCATAATCCCACCGCTGGTGAAAACAGTAACAATCCGATTAGTTTCTCCCCTGGAAGTATTAAAGATGCTGCCAGCCGGGTGAAAGAATATATAGAAGCTAATCAAAGACTACCCAATTTTGTAACCATTAACAACCGGCAGTTGAATATGAGTGAATACCTCTATTTGCTGGCTAAAGTTCTTGAGTTAAATAGCGGAAGTAACACCCCTGTAGCTTACAAAAAAATAATCGAACCCTTAGCTCCTATGGGAGATCCTGTTAACGGAACATTAAATAAATCCGAATACCTGGACATCGCCAGTAGATTAGTTAAATTTATGGATACTAATCTGATAGCTCCTAATTTTGCTTCAAGTAGCCTGGGAAAAATAAGATTTGAAAACCTGGTTTATTCCATGAGTAGAGCAGTGGATTTTGTAAATAAAAACAACCAGCTTCCTAATTTTGTCACGGTACTCAATATTGATTTGAGCACACCGGGACAGGGAACAGCACCGGTTGCACCACCCACTACTTCTGGTTTTAGTCTAAGTAGCATTCAAGATGCTGCCAGCCGGGTAAATGAATTCATTACAAGTAATCAAAAACTACCCAACTTCGTCACCATCAACCAAAAACAACTAACCATGAGCGAATACCTCTACCTGCTACTAAAAGCAACAACACAAACCAACACCAATAACAACAACCCCATAAACCACCAAAACATCACCGAACCCGTAAACTCCACCGGAAACATGGAAACCGGAACACTAAACAAAGCCCAATACCTGGACCTGGCACAAAGAATACTCCAATTCATGGAAACCAACAAACAAGCACCCAACTTCGCCACCCACAACCAGGCCCGCATAAAATACGAAAACCTCATCTACGCCTACACCAGAATAATGGACTTCACCAAAAACAACAACCAACTACCCAACACCGTAAACATAATCAACATACAAGGAGGAACCGCACCGGCAAACCCTCCAACCAATAACAATCCCAACACCTTCACCCTGGCCAGCATACAAGATGCCGCCACCAGGGTAAAAACATTCATAGAAACCAATCAAAAACTACCCAACTTCGTCACCATCAACCAAAAACAACTAACCATGAGCGAATACCTCTACCTGCTACTAAAAGCAACAACACAAACCAACACCAATAACAACAACCCCATAAACCACCAAAACATCACCGAACCCGTAAACTCCACCGGAAACATGGAAACCGGAACACTAAACAAAGCCCAATACCTGGACCTGGCACAAAGAATACTCCAATTCATGGAAACCAACAAACAAGCACCCAACTTCGCCACCCACAACCAGGCCCGCATAAAATACGAAAACCTCATCTACGCCTACACCAGAATAATGGACTTCACCAAAAACAACAACCAACTACCCAACACCGTAAACATAATCAACATACAAGGAGGAACCGCACCGGCAAACCCTCCAACCAATAACAATCCCAACACCTTCACCCTGGCCAGCATACAAGATGCCGCCACCAGGGTAAAAACATTCATAGAAACCAATCAAAAACTACCCAACTTCGTCACCATCAACCAAAAACAACTAACCATGAGCGAATACCTCTACCTGCTACTAAAAGCAACAACACAAACCAACACCAATAACAACAACCCCATAAACCACCAAAACATCACCGAACCCGTAAACTCCACCGGAAACATGGAAACCGGAACACTAAACAAAGCCCAATACCTGGACCTAGCACAAAGAATACTCCAATTCATGGAAACCAACAAACAAGCACCCAACTTCGCCACCCACAACCAGGCCCGCATAAAATACGAAAACCTCATCTACGCCTACACCAGAATAATGGACTTCACCAAAAACAACAGACAGCTACCCAACACCGTGGCTATTATTGGTGGAATTTCTTCCCCAAGTTCTGGTTCTAATTTGACCACCCCTTATCAGGGGGAGGGTTTAAACCAGTACCTGGTGGCCACCCAAAACTGTCAGGTAAATAATGCTCAGATACAGTCATTATCAGCCAGTTTAACCAGTGGACTGAATAATAACTGGGATAAAGCTGAGGCTATCTTTAACTGGGTTAGGAATAACTTAAGATATGAATTCTATTACAATACCAAATATGGCGCAGTGAATACTCTGGCTAATAGGAGTGGTAACTGTGTGGATCATACCCACCTGGTGGTGGCTCTCTCCAGAGCAGCAGGAATACCTGCCAGGTATGCACATGGTGACTGCACCTTTAACAGCGGAAGTACTTACGGACATGTTTGGGCCGAAATATTAATTGGTAACCAGTGGTACGCGGCAGATGCCACCAGTTACAGCAATTCTTTGGGCATAATTAACAGTTGGAACACTGCTACGGTAGTGATGAGAGGAAGGCACAGTAATCTACCTTGGTAG